GACGGTCGGTCGGCCGTTCGACGCGGCGCACTCCATTCGGGGCACCGCCGGTCGTACCGGAGCGGCGCACATCGGGCCGGAACGCGGAGCGGCCGCCCCCGCTTTCGCGGGGACGGCCGCTCTGAACCGACGGTGCGTCAGTCGTTGGCGCACTGGTTGCCGAACGCGGGGTTCAGCAGGCCGATGACGTTGACGCTGTTGCCGCACACGTTGACGGGGACGTGGATCGGCACCTGCGCGTTGTTGCCCGAGATCACGCCGGGGGAGTTGGTGGCAGCGCCCTGCGCGCCGCTGTCGGCGGCAGCGACGCCCGCGGAGCCGGCCACGGCAGCGGCGGCGACAGCGGACAGGGCAAGAGCCTTGGTGGTACGGGACATGGAGTGCTGCTCCTTGGTGATGATGCGACGTACGGGCGGGCTGCCCGTCTGGAGGGATCAACTGCCGACCTCGGTGCCGAGTTGTGCGCCCAGACGGGTGATGCGCCGCGGCAACCGCCCGGCGACGCCCTTCACCAATCCGACACACGCGCGGAGGTCGGCCGAGCCTCCCGCGTCAACGGCTACAGTTGCGCTTCCCTTTAGGGCATTCCACTCATACGCCATCAGCTTCATGCAAAGAGGGTGAATCGCCCTTATCTCCGCTGTGGTTCAGAGTTCACACACTCGGAAGGCCAACGCCGTCATGCGTCACTCCCTGGGCCTGCGTCGCGTGTTCGTCATCCCTCTCGCGCTGGCCGCCTGCCTCGCCGCCACCGGAACCGGCTCGGCCGCCCCGCCCGGCGGCGACAGGAACGACGAGCAGAGCGCCGAGCAGACGCGCATCGATTTCGCACAGCGATACAGAGCGCTGCAGCACGGCGGGATCGTCAGGGCAGCCAACTCGGCGATCACCTGCCGCCGCGCCGTGGACCGTACGGCGGAGTCCTGCGCCCGTACGCGGGGCGGCCGTCCGGGTGCCAACGAGGACTTCGACATGTTCTACGTCGACGTCGACGACGACCCGAACACCTACAACTCCAGTACGGGCGAGGTCCGTCTGCCCCCGCACTCCCGCGTCTCGTACGCCCGCCTGTACTGGGGCGGCAACCTCAGGGTCGGCGAGCAGAAGCCCCCCAAGGACAACGGGCGGGTGCTGATCGCCGAGCCCGGCGGCAACTACAAGCCGGTCATCGCCGACACCCCCGTCGGCCACCGCGTCACCGACGGCGCCGACGCCTTCCAGGCCTCCGCCGACGTCACCCGGCTCGTCCGCTCGGCGGGCGGCGGCAACTACACCGTGGCGCAGGTCAACGTCGCCAAGGGCCACTCGAAGGCCGGTGCCTGGGGCGGCTGGACGCTGGTGGTGGCGTACGAGAACGCCGCCGAACCCCTGCGCGCCCTCGCCGTGCACGACGGCTTCGACGCGCTGGGCGGGCCCGGCCACCGGCACGCGGTGCGGCTGCGCGGCGTGCCCGGCGGTACGGAGGGCACCGTCGGCGTGGTGGCCTACGACGGCGACCGCGGTCGGCGCGGCGACACCGTGGCCGCCTCGGCAGGACACACCCGCCCCGTGCCGCTCACCGACGCCGCCAACCCGGCGGACGACGCCCTCAACTCGACCATCGGCGAGCCCGGCGCCCCGGCCCGCAGGAACCCCGCGTACCCGAACACCCTCGGCTACGACTCCGACGTCTTCCCGCTGCCCCAGGGCCCGGGCCCCCGGGCCGGCGACCGGCCCGCGCGGCACGGGGATCTGACGGTCCACCTCGCCTCGCAGGACCCGGCGTGGGTCGG
The window above is part of the Streptomyces venezuelae genome. Proteins encoded here:
- a CDS encoding chaplin; translation: MSRTTKALALSAVAAAAVAGSAGVAAADSGAQGAATNSPGVISGNNAQVPIHVPVNVCGNSVNVIGLLNPAFGNQCAND
- a CDS encoding DUF3344 domain-containing protein; protein product: MRHSLGLRRVFVIPLALAACLAATGTGSAAPPGGDRNDEQSAEQTRIDFAQRYRALQHGGIVRAANSAITCRRAVDRTAESCARTRGGRPGANEDFDMFYVDVDDDPNTYNSSTGEVRLPPHSRVSYARLYWGGNLRVGEQKPPKDNGRVLIAEPGGNYKPVIADTPVGHRVTDGADAFQASADVTRLVRSAGGGNYTVAQVNVAKGHSKAGAWGGWTLVVAYENAAEPLRALAVHDGFDALGGPGHRHAVRLRGVPGGTEGTVGVVAYDGDRGRRGDTVAASAGHTRPVPLTDAANPADDALNSTIGEPGAPARRNPAYPNTLGYDSDVFPLPQGPGPRAGDRPARHGDLTVHLASQDPAWVGVVFAAVAAKR